In Eubalaena glacialis isolate mEubGla1 chromosome 4, mEubGla1.1.hap2.+ XY, whole genome shotgun sequence, one DNA window encodes the following:
- the LOC133089605 gene encoding small ubiquitin-related modifier 2, which produces MADEKPKEGVKTENNDHINLKVAGQDGSVVQFKIKRHTPLSKLMKAYCERQGLSMRQIRFRFDGQPINETDTPAQLEMEDEDTIDVFQQQTGGVY; this is translated from the coding sequence ATGGCCGACGAAAAGCCCAAGGAAGGAGTCAAGACTGAGAACAACGATCATATTAATTTGAAGGTGGCGGGGCAGGATGGTTCTGTGGTGCAGTTTAAGATTAAGAGGCATACACCACTTAGTAAACTAATGAAAGCCTATTGTGAACGACAGGGTTTGTCAATGAGGCAGATCAGATTCCGATTTGATGGGCAGCCAATCAATGAAACAGACACACCTGCACAGTTGGAAATGGAGGATGAAGATACAATTGATGTGTTCCAGCAGCAGACAGGAGGTGTCTACTAA